A single region of the Enterococcus mundtii genome encodes:
- the priA gene encoding primosomal protein N': MTVIADVIVDVPTMQTDQAFTYLVPSEMEAAIQVGMRVAIPFGNGNRQVQGFVMALTANEQPIKKELKPILQLLDLAPVVNQELMRLADYMKTITYAFKITCLQTMLPSVMKAEYDKLIYPVTDEPEVVAFFAGRQEISWKEAEETGILPQLIRWRKNKLVDIRYEVHTKNKVKTIRVVHSLLSKGQLDEAWGTLRQNAKKQKELLLYLSEMEKPMPIAYFKEKGVSSAVLNQGRDKGWLRIEEVESYRDPYKDRVFERTTALQLNEEQQSAVQQIIEACHQEKNETFLLEGITGSGKTEVYLQAIADVLAEKKTAIMLVPEIALTPQMVERFKGRFGESVAVLHSGLSQGEKYDEWRKIERNEAQVVVGARSAIFAPLENIGLIIIDEEHESSYKQDETPRYHARDLAIWRGNYHHCPIVLGSATPSLESRARAQKGVYRMLHLSQRAKMSAQLPEIEVVGMREEFEKNQTSTFSQLLQEKIQDRLEKKEQTVLLLNRRGYSSFVMCRDCGFVLPCPNCDISLTLHMDSRSMRCHYCGHEEAIPHRCPNCGENKIRYYGTGTQKVEEELKALYPQARILRMDVDTTRKKGAHERILQKFGDKQADILLGTQMIAKGLDFPDVTLVGVLNADTSLNLPDFRSSEHTFQLLTQVSGRAGRAEKAGEVVIQTFNPNHYAVTLAKEQNYERFYQQEMNVRHRGGYPPYYFTVKITTSHPEEQVAAKKIFQIASQLKQVLGTNSLLLGPVPSTVLRVKNRYYYQLIIKYKHEPELPNVLKEILDQSQKEQRQNLFVAIDNEPLHFI, translated from the coding sequence ATGACTGTTATTGCGGATGTGATTGTCGATGTACCAACGATGCAAACCGACCAAGCATTCACCTACTTGGTTCCTTCTGAAATGGAAGCGGCTATCCAAGTCGGTATGCGTGTAGCGATACCATTTGGAAACGGCAATCGCCAAGTCCAAGGCTTTGTGATGGCGTTGACAGCCAACGAACAACCTATAAAAAAAGAATTAAAGCCAATCCTTCAATTACTTGACCTGGCACCTGTTGTCAATCAAGAGTTGATGAGGTTAGCCGACTATATGAAAACCATTACGTATGCTTTTAAAATCACCTGTTTACAAACGATGCTACCAAGTGTCATGAAAGCAGAATACGATAAGCTCATTTACCCAGTGACCGATGAACCAGAAGTCGTTGCATTTTTCGCAGGTAGACAAGAGATTTCTTGGAAGGAAGCGGAAGAAACTGGGATCTTACCGCAATTGATCCGTTGGCGTAAAAACAAGCTAGTTGATATCCGTTACGAAGTCCATACAAAAAACAAAGTGAAAACGATCCGTGTCGTTCACTCTCTTTTGTCAAAAGGACAACTCGATGAAGCTTGGGGCACCTTGAGGCAAAATGCGAAAAAACAAAAAGAATTACTTCTTTATTTGTCAGAAATGGAAAAACCAATGCCTATTGCTTATTTCAAAGAAAAAGGAGTCAGTTCTGCCGTATTGAATCAAGGTAGAGATAAAGGTTGGTTGCGTATCGAAGAAGTCGAAAGTTATCGTGACCCTTATAAAGATCGGGTATTTGAACGAACGACTGCCTTACAATTGAATGAAGAACAACAATCGGCGGTTCAGCAGATCATTGAAGCCTGTCATCAGGAAAAGAATGAAACCTTTTTACTTGAAGGAATTACTGGTAGTGGGAAAACGGAAGTCTACCTTCAAGCCATTGCTGATGTCTTGGCAGAGAAGAAGACAGCAATCATGTTGGTTCCTGAAATCGCATTGACCCCTCAGATGGTCGAACGTTTTAAAGGGCGCTTTGGAGAATCCGTCGCAGTTTTACATAGTGGCTTATCTCAAGGTGAGAAATATGATGAATGGCGTAAAATCGAGCGCAATGAAGCGCAGGTCGTCGTCGGTGCGCGTTCAGCGATCTTTGCCCCACTAGAGAACATTGGGTTGATCATCATTGATGAAGAGCATGAATCGAGCTATAAACAAGATGAAACCCCGCGTTACCATGCCAGAGATTTAGCTATATGGCGTGGGAATTACCATCATTGCCCGATCGTTTTGGGGAGCGCGACACCTTCCCTCGAATCAAGAGCCCGTGCACAAAAAGGGGTCTATCGCATGTTGCATTTGAGTCAGCGTGCGAAAATGAGTGCGCAATTACCTGAGATCGAAGTCGTTGGTATGCGTGAAGAATTCGAAAAGAATCAGACATCGACGTTCTCTCAATTATTACAAGAAAAAATCCAAGATCGATTAGAGAAAAAAGAACAGACAGTTCTTCTATTGAATCGACGAGGGTATTCTTCCTTTGTGATGTGCCGAGATTGTGGCTTTGTCTTGCCTTGCCCAAATTGCGATATCTCATTGACTCTCCATATGGATTCTCGCTCGATGCGTTGCCATTATTGTGGACATGAAGAAGCGATCCCGCATCGTTGTCCAAATTGTGGGGAAAACAAGATCCGGTATTATGGAACGGGAACACAAAAAGTGGAAGAAGAGTTAAAAGCACTGTATCCTCAAGCAAGAATCTTGCGGATGGATGTGGATACCACCAGAAAAAAAGGCGCGCATGAACGAATCTTACAAAAATTTGGGGACAAACAAGCGGATATTCTACTAGGAACGCAGATGATCGCAAAAGGGTTAGATTTTCCTGATGTGACCTTAGTCGGCGTTCTAAATGCAGACACTTCGTTGAACCTGCCAGATTTTCGTTCTAGTGAACATACCTTCCAATTATTGACACAAGTCTCCGGAAGGGCAGGAAGAGCCGAAAAAGCTGGGGAAGTCGTGATCCAAACATTTAATCCGAATCACTATGCGGTAACTTTAGCAAAGGAACAAAATTATGAACGCTTTTATCAACAAGAAATGAATGTACGCCATCGTGGAGGCTATCCGCCTTATTACTTCACTGTGAAAATCACGACGAGTCATCCAGAAGAACAAGTCGCAGCCAAAAAAATCTTTCAGATCGCCAGTCAATTAAAACAAGTATTAGGAACGAACAGCCTTCTGTTAGGTCCGGTACCTAGCACCGTTTTACGTGTGAAAAATCGCTATTACTATCAGCTGATCATCAAATATAAACATGAACCAGAACTGCCTAACGTCCTGAAAGAAATTTTGGATCAAAGTCAAAAAGAACAGCGACAAAATCTATTTGTTGCGATCGACAACGAGCCGCTACATTTTATTTAA
- the rsmB gene encoding 16S rRNA (cytosine(967)-C(5))-methyltransferase RsmB has translation MAKIPKKMKRSVRFMALMTLERVNKGGAYSNLLLNEMINQGDLNQKDIGLFTELVYGTISRHRLIAFYVAPLIANAKKVDDWVKTLLYLSVYQLEFLDKVPDHAILNEAVEIAKIKGNPGTGKFVNGVLRNYLRQGKPDLETITDEVERLAVKLSLPNWLTQRLIDQIGYEETERLGLSLYQPSHVSGRIDTRKLSREQALDQLKEEGLDVKASPISPYGVIAEKGRLASTTLFHDGLMTIQDESSMLVAPAMQIEPEHHVLDACAAPGGKTTHIATFLDPTCGGEVVALDVHDHKVKLVEENARRLGVANAVFAQKMDAREVKEQFEAEQFDRILVDAPCSGFGLLRRKPDIRYKNNEKELANLPAIQLAILESVATALKPSGILTYSTCTILKEENQEVVSAFLQRHPDFEKIDVLVDPVLQSSIKDKMLTLYPHQSYTDGFFICCLRKK, from the coding sequence ATGGCGAAAATACCAAAAAAAATGAAACGTTCGGTTCGCTTTATGGCGTTGATGACATTAGAGCGTGTCAACAAAGGTGGAGCATACTCCAATCTATTGTTGAATGAGATGATCAACCAAGGCGACCTTAACCAAAAAGATATCGGTCTGTTTACAGAACTAGTGTATGGAACGATCAGTCGCCATCGTTTGATTGCATTTTATGTTGCGCCATTGATTGCAAATGCAAAAAAAGTGGATGACTGGGTCAAAACTTTGCTGTATTTGTCTGTCTATCAACTCGAATTTTTAGATAAAGTACCTGATCATGCAATTTTGAATGAAGCAGTAGAAATTGCAAAAATCAAAGGTAACCCCGGCACAGGGAAATTTGTGAATGGTGTATTAAGAAATTATTTACGTCAAGGAAAACCTGATCTGGAAACTATCACAGATGAAGTCGAACGTTTAGCCGTTAAATTAAGTCTGCCGAATTGGCTGACACAGCGCTTAATTGACCAAATCGGCTACGAGGAAACAGAAAGGTTAGGTCTTTCATTGTATCAACCAAGTCATGTGAGTGGCCGTATTGATACCCGTAAACTTTCGCGTGAACAAGCACTGGATCAATTGAAAGAAGAAGGACTAGATGTAAAAGCAAGTCCAATAAGCCCATATGGTGTGATTGCTGAAAAGGGCAGACTCGCCTCTACGACACTTTTTCACGATGGCTTGATGACGATCCAAGATGAAAGCTCGATGCTTGTTGCACCAGCGATGCAGATTGAGCCAGAACATCATGTACTAGATGCCTGCGCTGCCCCTGGTGGCAAAACGACCCATATCGCCACGTTCCTTGATCCAACTTGTGGAGGAGAAGTCGTGGCTCTAGATGTCCATGACCACAAAGTAAAACTAGTGGAAGAGAACGCTCGCCGTTTAGGAGTTGCCAACGCAGTGTTCGCACAAAAAATGGATGCACGTGAAGTCAAAGAACAGTTTGAAGCAGAACAATTTGACCGTATTTTAGTAGATGCTCCATGTTCCGGTTTTGGCTTGTTACGCCGAAAACCAGATATTCGTTATAAAAATAATGAAAAAGAATTAGCCAATTTACCGGCTATCCAACTAGCTATTTTGGAAAGTGTGGCTACGGCTCTTAAACCTTCAGGAATATTGACCTACAGTACTTGTACGATTTTGAAAGAAGAGAATCAAGAAGTTGTTTCAGCGTTTTTACAACGACATCCTGATTTTGAGAAGATTGATGTTTTAGTTGATCCTGTGCTACAATCATCAATCAAGGATAAGATGTTGACGTTGTATCCACATCAATCTTATACAGATGGCTTTTTCATTTGTTGTTTGCGCAAAAAGTAA
- the def gene encoding peptide deformylase has protein sequence MRYPIMIHPNKKLNRKAQPIDMITDETIVLLDNLYETMVANDGVGIAAPQVGKNQRIAIVEVDEGDKFELINPEIIEAKGESIDVEGCLSIPHVYGTVKRADEVTVRYYDRDGEEIEVTAFGYLARAFQHEIDHLDGILFIDKMIEQIPEEKLEEYMEEHLDD, from the coding sequence ATGCGTTATCCAATAATGATCCACCCAAATAAAAAATTGAATCGAAAAGCCCAACCAATCGATATGATCACTGATGAGACTATCGTCTTGTTAGATAACTTGTATGAAACAATGGTGGCAAATGACGGCGTCGGCATCGCCGCGCCGCAAGTCGGCAAAAATCAACGGATCGCTATTGTTGAAGTCGATGAAGGGGATAAATTTGAACTCATCAATCCTGAGATCATCGAGGCAAAAGGAGAAAGTATCGATGTGGAAGGTTGCTTAAGTATTCCGCATGTCTACGGTACAGTCAAACGTGCAGATGAAGTAACAGTTCGATATTATGATCGTGACGGAGAGGAAATCGAAGTTACCGCGTTTGGCTATCTTGCACGTGCCTTTCAACATGAGATCGATCACTTAGATGGGATTTTATTTATCGATAAAATGATCGAACAAATCCCCGAAGAAAAACTCGAAGAATACATGGAGGAACATTTAGATGACTAA
- the rpoZ gene encoding DNA-directed RNA polymerase subunit omega — protein MMLKPSIDSLLDRVNSKYSLVILASKRAHELDAKAQPTMDSFDSVKSVGQALEEIEAGNVISDPHPELKRERLRMEDEERRAQKDRAQQELESRIRDEQKL, from the coding sequence ATGATGTTAAAACCTTCAATCGACTCATTATTAGATCGCGTGAACTCAAAATATTCTCTAGTGATCTTAGCAAGTAAACGTGCACATGAATTAGACGCAAAAGCACAACCAACAATGGATTCATTTGATTCTGTCAAAAGCGTTGGACAAGCTTTAGAAGAAATCGAAGCAGGAAATGTGATCAGTGATCCACATCCTGAATTAAAACGTGAACGTCTACGTATGGAAGACGAAGAACGTCGTGCGCAAAAAGACCGTGCACAACAAGAATTAGAGTCTCGTATCCGTGACGAGCAAAAACTATAA
- the gmk gene encoding guanylate kinase encodes MSERGLLIVLSGPSGVGKGTVRKAIFESEDNDFQYSISMTTRKMREGEVEGVDYYFRSREEFEQMIAKGEMLEYAEYVGNYYGTPLSYVNKTLDEGKDVFLEIEVQGAQQVKEKVPDGVFIFLTPPDLAELKSRIVGRGTDADEVIEERMKVAKEEIEMMALYDYAVVNDEVPLAVNRIKDIIASEHFRVDRVIGKYIKMLKEM; translated from the coding sequence ATGTCAGAGCGTGGATTATTAATCGTGTTGTCTGGTCCATCCGGTGTGGGAAAAGGCACAGTGCGAAAAGCAATTTTTGAGAGTGAGGATAATGATTTCCAATATTCGATTTCGATGACGACACGCAAGATGCGTGAAGGAGAAGTTGAAGGAGTCGACTACTATTTCCGAAGCCGCGAAGAATTTGAACAAATGATCGCTAAAGGCGAAATGTTGGAATATGCAGAATATGTCGGGAATTATTATGGTACACCACTATCGTATGTCAACAAAACCTTAGACGAAGGAAAAGACGTTTTTCTTGAAATTGAAGTCCAAGGTGCACAACAAGTAAAAGAAAAAGTACCTGACGGCGTATTTATTTTCCTGACGCCCCCAGATTTAGCAGAATTGAAATCACGAATCGTTGGGCGTGGGACAGATGCAGATGAAGTAATCGAAGAACGAATGAAAGTCGCTAAGGAAGAAATCGAGATGATGGCACTGTATGACTATGCTGTTGTCAATGATGAAGTTCCATTAGCGGTCAACCGAATCAAAGATATTATTGCAAGTGAACATTTCCGTGTCGATCGTGTCATCGGAAAATATATCAAAATGTTAAAGGAGATGTAG
- the pknB gene encoding Stk1 family PASTA domain-containing Ser/Thr kinase — protein MIEPGRKLNGRYQITGNIGSGGMANVFLAHDLILDRDVAIKVLRFDFQNDQTAIRRFQREALAATELVHPNIVSVYDVGEEDNMQYLVMEYVKGMDLKRYIQTHYPIPYETAVNIMQQILSAISLAHSHQIIHRDLKPQNVLIDNEGVVKITDFGIAIALSETSITQTNTMLGSVHYLSPEQARGSMATKQSDIYALGIILYEMLTGSVPFDGESAVTIALKHFQDDLPSIKELDPGAPQSLENVVLKATAKEPVDRYKTAEEMADDLATVLSLERANEEKWQPQAMDNETRVLTPLTAETPMPDSFKSMPLPEEKPAEELPDPEETMPDVKTKKRKKWWIILLVLLALLGIGTAILFASGGRGEVTVPDVSGQSEASAREALTQAKLKVATNTEEIADDTIEKGNVVKTDPASGTTVKQNREVTLYISTGKKKIQLDDFTGMSYDEARKQLLDLGFSSSRIKKEEEFSDEVTSGNIISQSEDEGTEVDPTSDTITFTVSKGSQPTMSDYTGQNYETVLSILRTNGYTNISATNDYSDTVPAGAIISQSPSFGEPLTDATFISFVVSQGPDAKTLNDISGYTKSDAQSYLSGIGADYIGHETYEFSDTVEKDKVIRTDPGVGASITSGTIVNVIYSKGPDPAKASSSSEKDSSSSSSSSSSSSSSSETTSSSTTTPSSTDSD, from the coding sequence ATGATTGAGCCAGGAAGAAAATTAAATGGTCGTTACCAAATTACCGGTAACATCGGTAGTGGCGGTATGGCAAATGTCTTTTTAGCCCATGACTTGATTTTAGATCGAGATGTTGCAATCAAAGTCCTACGCTTTGATTTCCAAAATGACCAAACGGCGATCCGTCGTTTTCAACGAGAAGCATTAGCGGCAACCGAATTAGTTCATCCAAATATCGTCAGTGTTTATGATGTCGGTGAAGAAGATAACATGCAGTACTTAGTTATGGAATATGTAAAGGGAATGGATTTAAAACGTTATATCCAAACGCACTATCCGATTCCTTATGAAACAGCAGTAAACATCATGCAACAAATCTTGTCTGCGATTTCTTTAGCACATAGCCATCAAATCATCCACCGAGATCTAAAACCACAAAATGTCTTGATCGATAATGAAGGTGTTGTGAAAATCACCGATTTTGGTATTGCGATTGCTTTATCGGAAACATCGATCACCCAAACGAATACGATGCTTGGTTCGGTTCACTACCTTTCACCAGAACAAGCAAGAGGTAGTATGGCGACAAAACAATCAGATATCTATGCGTTAGGGATCATTTTATATGAAATGCTGACAGGAAGCGTTCCTTTTGATGGGGAATCAGCTGTCACCATTGCACTGAAACATTTTCAGGATGATTTGCCTTCAATCAAAGAGTTAGATCCAGGGGCACCTCAGTCATTGGAGAATGTTGTCTTGAAAGCAACAGCCAAAGAACCTGTCGACCGGTATAAAACGGCAGAAGAAATGGCAGATGACCTAGCAACGGTGTTGTCGTTAGAACGAGCAAACGAAGAAAAATGGCAACCCCAGGCGATGGACAACGAAACAAGAGTATTGACACCACTGACGGCAGAAACACCGATGCCAGATTCCTTTAAGTCAATGCCTCTTCCCGAAGAGAAACCAGCGGAAGAATTACCAGATCCCGAAGAAACAATGCCAGATGTAAAGACTAAAAAAAGAAAAAAATGGTGGATCATTTTGCTGGTCTTGCTTGCTTTGTTAGGAATTGGGACAGCGATTTTATTTGCTTCAGGTGGACGAGGAGAAGTAACGGTTCCCGATGTTTCGGGTCAATCCGAAGCTTCAGCAAGAGAAGCTTTGACACAAGCAAAATTAAAGGTAGCAACGAACACTGAAGAAATTGCTGACGATACGATTGAGAAAGGAAATGTGGTCAAAACAGATCCAGCCTCAGGAACAACAGTGAAACAAAATCGTGAAGTCACGCTTTATATCAGTACAGGTAAGAAGAAAATCCAACTCGATGATTTTACGGGTATGTCTTACGATGAAGCGCGCAAGCAGCTACTGGATTTAGGTTTCTCTTCAAGTAGAATCAAAAAAGAAGAAGAATTTAGTGATGAGGTCACTAGTGGAAATATCATCTCGCAATCAGAAGATGAAGGAACAGAAGTCGATCCCACATCAGATACGATTACTTTTACTGTTAGTAAAGGAAGTCAGCCGACGATGAGCGATTACACCGGACAAAACTATGAAACAGTTCTTAGTATTTTGAGAACGAATGGCTATACGAATATCAGTGCAACGAATGATTATAGTGATACGGTCCCAGCCGGTGCAATCATCAGTCAGTCACCAAGTTTTGGGGAACCATTGACGGATGCGACATTTATTAGTTTCGTGGTGAGTCAAGGACCAGATGCGAAGACACTGAATGACATTTCTGGTTATACGAAAAGTGATGCGCAAAGTTACTTATCTGGTATCGGTGCCGACTACATTGGTCATGAAACGTATGAGTTTTCAGATACAGTAGAAAAAGACAAAGTGATCCGTACAGATCCAGGAGTAGGTGCATCAATCACATCAGGAACGATCGTCAATGTGATTTACTCAAAAGGACCAGACCCAGCGAAAGCATCATCAAGTTCTGAAAAAGATTCTTCCAGCAGTTCTTCTAGCAGTTCAAGCAGTAGTTCAAGTTCCGAAACAACTAGTAGTAGTACCACCACACCGTCCTCGACGGATAGTGACTAG
- the fmt gene encoding methionyl-tRNA formyltransferase, which yields MTKIVFMGTPAFSVPVLEGLIDQGYEIVAVVTQPDRPVGRKKIITPTPVKVAALKHDLLVLQPEKITGSPEMQTIIDLQPDVLVTAAFGQFLPEKLLQVPTHGAINVHASLLPKYRGGAPVHYSIINGEKETGVTIMEMIKKMDAGGIFSQASLPITKQDDVGTMFEKLSLLGKELLLETLPKIISGELTPTPQNEDQATFSPNITREQEAINWEKTAEEIDCQVRGMRPWPIAFTTYEGTRWKLWAVDVLADETTSETPGTIIHKDKKQLWVACGEQTVLSIKELQPAGKAKQLIQEFLNGSGQQVAVGQQVK from the coding sequence ATGACTAAAATCGTATTTATGGGAACCCCAGCATTTTCAGTTCCTGTACTAGAAGGGCTGATCGACCAAGGGTATGAGATCGTCGCTGTCGTGACACAACCTGATCGACCAGTGGGAAGAAAAAAAATCATTACCCCAACACCTGTGAAAGTGGCGGCTTTGAAGCACGATCTTCTTGTGCTACAGCCAGAAAAAATCACGGGTTCTCCAGAAATGCAAACAATCATTGATTTGCAACCAGATGTGCTGGTAACAGCAGCATTTGGTCAATTCTTACCGGAGAAACTATTGCAAGTTCCAACACATGGAGCAATCAATGTTCATGCCTCTTTGTTGCCAAAATATCGTGGGGGTGCACCAGTCCATTATTCCATTATCAACGGGGAAAAAGAGACAGGTGTAACGATTATGGAGATGATCAAGAAAATGGATGCGGGCGGTATTTTCTCACAAGCAAGCCTACCAATCACTAAACAAGATGATGTCGGTACGATGTTTGAAAAACTTAGTCTATTAGGCAAAGAGTTATTGCTAGAAACACTACCAAAGATCATTTCTGGCGAATTGACGCCTACGCCTCAAAATGAGGACCAAGCAACGTTTTCACCGAATATCACACGTGAACAAGAAGCAATCAATTGGGAAAAAACAGCAGAAGAAATCGACTGCCAAGTTCGTGGCATGCGTCCATGGCCCATTGCTTTTACAACCTATGAAGGAACACGCTGGAAGCTTTGGGCAGTAGATGTGTTGGCAGATGAAACGACATCTGAAACACCAGGAACTATCATCCATAAAGATAAAAAACAATTATGGGTAGCTTGTGGGGAACAGACGGTATTATCGATCAAAGAACTACAACCTGCCGGTAAAGCAAAACAACTAATACAAGAATTCCTAAATGGCAGTGGACAACAAGTCGCTGTAGGACAGCAGGTGAAATAA
- a CDS encoding Stp1/IreP family PP2C-type Ser/Thr phosphatase, protein MQIEYQSDVGRRRNTNQDYVSVFENQVGLTLAVLADGMGGHRAGDIASQMAVTNLGKAWEEQALLDDEKIAQWFIQAIQEENRAIHQLGQEQLEYNGMGTTIVAAALSEERFTIANVGDSRAYLLRDNRIIRLTEDHSLVNELVKSGEISEEMAVNHPRKNILTRSVGMPGSLEVDVATYLWQLQDRLLLCSDGLTNMLSEETIGTIINQEGSLSEKVTQLVDQANEAGGADNISVLLIEYKEDVA, encoded by the coding sequence ATGCAGATTGAATATCAATCAGATGTAGGAAGAAGACGTAATACGAATCAAGATTATGTCAGTGTATTTGAAAACCAAGTCGGTCTCACGCTGGCGGTTTTAGCAGATGGCATGGGTGGGCACCGCGCAGGCGATATTGCTAGTCAAATGGCCGTCACAAATTTAGGGAAAGCCTGGGAAGAGCAAGCGTTACTTGATGACGAAAAAATCGCGCAGTGGTTTATCCAAGCGATCCAAGAAGAAAACCGCGCGATTCATCAATTAGGACAAGAACAGCTTGAATATAACGGAATGGGAACAACGATCGTAGCAGCTGCCCTATCAGAGGAACGTTTCACGATTGCCAATGTTGGCGATAGTCGTGCGTATTTGCTTCGCGATAATCGGATCATTCGCTTGACGGAAGACCATTCTTTAGTAAATGAATTAGTCAAATCTGGTGAAATCAGCGAAGAAATGGCCGTCAATCATCCACGTAAGAATATCTTGACTCGATCTGTCGGCATGCCAGGATCATTAGAAGTCGATGTTGCAACGTATCTTTGGCAACTCCAAGATCGTTTGCTTCTATGTTCGGATGGTTTGACGAATATGCTGTCAGAAGAAACGATCGGTACGATCATCAATCAAGAAGGATCATTATCAGAAAAAGTAACGCAATTAGTGGATCAAGCAAATGAAGCTGGCGGAGCAGATAATATCAGCGTTCTTCTTATTGAATACAAGGAGGATGTTGCATGA
- a CDS encoding YdbC family protein: protein MAQEFSYEIVEEIAVLSENNKGWRKELNLVSWNGRPPKFDLRDWAPDHEKMGKGLTLTNEEFEELQKAIKNM, encoded by the coding sequence ATGGCACAAGAATTCTCATATGAGATCGTAGAAGAAATTGCAGTTTTATCTGAAAACAATAAGGGATGGCGCAAAGAATTGAACTTAGTGAGTTGGAATGGCAGACCACCAAAATTTGACTTGCGGGATTGGGCACCGGACCATGAAAAAATGGGTAAGGGACTAACATTAACGAACGAAGAGTTTGAAGAGTTACAAAAAGCAATTAAAAATATGTAA
- a CDS encoding YicC/YloC family endoribonuclease, which translates to MKSMTGFGNAIREKKNYQLEIEIKSVNQRFLDIQIRSPKVLGFVENELRQLIKTKLSRGRVDVFINLTYLGEQDKKVTINWQLIDTLYTQMTTGIKERYGEANALSIGKLIERFALNEEFVTIAEATEEDQELLAQLAKETMQTALRSIEESRSIEGQAMANVLLQQTAELKQNIAGLANFVEIYEQEFQTRYQEKLEAFLGAEVERDRLLTEIAILLERGDIHEEIDRLIIHTQKLEELLEADYPIGRELDFLLQEMNREINTIGSKSSAIEIKNHVVQSKTILEKIREQIQNIE; encoded by the coding sequence ATGAAGAGCATGACTGGCTTTGGCAATGCCATCCGCGAAAAAAAGAACTATCAACTTGAAATCGAGATCAAAAGCGTCAATCAACGGTTTTTAGATATCCAGATACGTAGCCCTAAAGTATTAGGCTTTGTTGAGAATGAATTGAGACAATTGATCAAAACGAAGTTAAGTCGAGGACGTGTCGATGTCTTTATTAATTTAACATACTTAGGTGAACAAGATAAAAAAGTGACGATCAATTGGCAACTGATCGATACGCTCTATACACAGATGACTACCGGTATTAAAGAAAGGTATGGCGAAGCGAACGCATTGTCGATCGGTAAACTGATCGAACGTTTTGCACTAAACGAAGAGTTTGTGACAATTGCTGAAGCAACGGAAGAGGATCAAGAATTACTTGCACAATTAGCGAAAGAAACGATGCAAACAGCACTTCGTTCAATCGAAGAAAGTCGGAGTATAGAAGGCCAAGCCATGGCGAACGTGTTACTTCAACAAACCGCAGAATTAAAACAAAATATTGCTGGATTAGCTAACTTTGTCGAGATTTATGAGCAAGAATTTCAGACGAGATACCAAGAAAAATTAGAAGCTTTTCTTGGTGCAGAAGTTGAGCGAGATCGTTTATTGACCGAAATAGCGATTCTTTTAGAGCGTGGCGATATCCATGAAGAAATCGACCGTTTAATCATCCATACGCAGAAATTGGAAGAGTTACTTGAAGCAGATTACCCCATCGGTAGAGAACTAGATTTCCTTTTACAAGAGATGAATCGCGAAATCAATACGATCGGCTCAAAATCAAGCGCGATCGAAATCAAAAACCATGTCGTTCAGTCTAAAACGATTTTAGAAAAAATACGTGAGCAAATCCAAAATATTGAATAA